One part of the Mycolicibacterium aromaticivorans JS19b1 = JCM 16368 genome encodes these proteins:
- a CDS encoding DUF2742 domain-containing protein, whose protein sequence is MQNAAPKDGARDQTRQTDRTAPLRQNTTREIDWLAVNQYVTPRIARLGQPVPLPGSVAWCTLYNHDPLKLGSCLMVVPWWAVDQGTRQDALREAGLAISAAADWTGIVRGQAQRRKAVADGAYIPRRST, encoded by the coding sequence ATGCAGAACGCCGCCCCGAAGGACGGCGCACGCGATCAAACTCGACAGACTGATCGTACAGCGCCGCTCCGACAGAACACGACCCGCGAGATCGACTGGCTCGCGGTCAACCAATACGTCACGCCGCGTATCGCGCGGCTAGGCCAACCCGTACCGCTACCCGGATCGGTCGCATGGTGCACGTTGTACAACCACGATCCGCTGAAGCTCGGCAGCTGCTTAATGGTGGTGCCGTGGTGGGCCGTCGACCAGGGCACCCGTCAGGACGCGCTGCGCGAGGCCGGCCTCGCCATCTCCGCCGCCGCGGACTGGACCGGCATCGTCCGCGGACAAGCCCAGCGCCGCAAGGCCGTCGCGGATGGCGCCTACATCCCGAGGCGGTCGACATGA
- a CDS encoding TIGR02391 family protein, with the protein MNDELAHKRLSGVLGTIDDWGDLYDRRWGHADPQGFEAPGLDQQVRDGIDEVRKRTRFARDVIAEMGEKELSANVVESLESYAHPFIQARVAIVEAIAILEQREELAEIIGPVGPRLTASELHGVIWGAAAGLWDDGHYRQAVQTAASALEGLLQVVAGPGLGGENLAKLFTLDSPPTPESPRLRFRDIDPDPTSKTWKSAHEGAASSVRTAFMAVRNLVSHPGWPDPTASEALEMLAVLSFVAHLVDRCDTVTAP; encoded by the coding sequence ATGAACGACGAACTTGCCCATAAACGCCTGTCTGGTGTTTTGGGCACGATTGACGACTGGGGCGACCTCTACGACAGACGCTGGGGCCACGCGGACCCTCAGGGTTTCGAAGCTCCCGGACTCGACCAACAGGTTAGGGACGGCATCGACGAGGTCCGCAAGCGTACGAGGTTTGCTCGCGATGTGATCGCGGAGATGGGCGAGAAGGAACTTTCGGCCAACGTCGTCGAGAGCCTGGAGTCCTACGCGCACCCGTTCATCCAAGCCCGGGTGGCAATCGTTGAGGCGATCGCAATCTTGGAGCAGCGCGAGGAACTGGCGGAGATCATCGGGCCAGTTGGCCCACGACTGACAGCGTCCGAACTACACGGCGTTATCTGGGGTGCGGCAGCTGGACTCTGGGACGACGGCCACTATCGCCAAGCGGTGCAGACGGCTGCGAGTGCTCTTGAGGGTCTGCTGCAGGTTGTGGCCGGCCCGGGTCTGGGTGGCGAGAACCTTGCCAAGCTCTTCACGCTCGATTCGCCGCCGACACCAGAATCCCCACGCCTTCGGTTTCGCGATATCGATCCCGATCCCACCTCGAAGACGTGGAAGTCTGCCCATGAGGGCGCGGCCTCATCAGTCCGCACAGCGTTCATGGCCGTTCGGAACCTGGTCTCTCATCCCGGATGGCCTGACCCAACTGCCAGTGAGGCCCTTGAGATGCTTGCTGTGCTGAGCTTCGTAGCGCATCTCGTCGATCGGTGTGACACCGTAACAGCGCCGTAG
- a CDS encoding beta-propeller fold lactonase family protein yields the protein MNTSNPSPSNPFQQFLYSLAKGLNETLDPAPSPGSPTVDTPNLNTGVVTGSLGFPTGSGLTYTVTQPANGTVTVASDGTYTYTPTHAARQAAGLSTTETFTATVHEGLSTNSVTVTVPVDPGTPVAGTPTAGIPNSGTGAVLGSAVFSDTAGRTLTYSAPSTSTGGGTVSLNTSTGAYTYTPTVAQRQAATATTTDNFTITANNGVRAATETVTVLVSPPIADTVIATFEVGISPNDAGVGGSPAAVVFSPNGSRAYVTGYANGGGTVSVINTATATVIATIATGINSYPKVLVISPNGNDVYVANDDQVGPSGTVSVINTATNTVASTISVGEYPAALALSPDGTRLYVANSGSESVSVINTATNGVINTISVSPVANTSFRQMAVSPNGSTLYVTNGYNGTMSVINTATNALTKTITIANGQDAEAVAVSPDGSRVYVTAQTVTNAYYNTVTVINAATNAITNTANIAVLPYGAEGDPEAAALSANGTQLYVPNYASGTVSVINTATNTVTNTIDVGSTPIGVALSPDGTQIYVTNSYTNSVSVIYLGPTTQAV from the coding sequence TTGAACACGAGTAACCCGAGTCCCTCTAACCCGTTCCAGCAGTTCTTGTACTCACTAGCCAAGGGTCTCAACGAGACTCTTGACCCTGCCCCATCACCAGGATCGCCCACCGTCGACACTCCGAACCTCAACACCGGCGTCGTCACTGGATCTCTCGGATTTCCCACCGGCAGCGGTCTCACATACACGGTCACCCAGCCCGCCAACGGCACCGTGACTGTGGCCAGCGATGGCACCTACACGTACACCCCGACCCACGCTGCTCGCCAAGCCGCCGGGTTGTCGACTACCGAAACTTTCACCGCCACCGTGCACGAGGGTCTGTCGACCAACTCGGTCACCGTCACCGTGCCCGTCGATCCGGGCACCCCGGTCGCAGGGACGCCCACAGCAGGGATACCAAACTCAGGCACCGGGGCAGTCCTCGGTTCCGCGGTCTTCTCCGACACCGCTGGACGGACCCTGACTTACAGCGCACCGTCCACCAGCACCGGCGGTGGCACAGTCAGTCTTAACACCAGCACGGGGGCTTATACCTACACTCCCACCGTGGCCCAACGCCAGGCTGCCACTGCGACCACAACCGACAACTTCACCATCACCGCCAACAACGGGGTCCGCGCTGCGACAGAGACCGTCACCGTGCTGGTGTCTCCGCCGATTGCCGATACCGTCATCGCGACCTTCGAAGTCGGTATCTCTCCGAACGACGCTGGAGTCGGTGGCTCTCCAGCTGCGGTTGTGTTCAGCCCCAATGGTAGCCGCGCGTACGTCACGGGCTACGCAAATGGCGGTGGCACGGTGTCGGTAATCAACACCGCTACCGCCACCGTAATAGCCACCATCGCGACTGGCATCAACAGCTATCCGAAAGTGCTGGTCATCAGCCCCAACGGCAACGATGTCTACGTCGCCAACGACGACCAGGTAGGCCCGTCGGGCACCGTGTCGGTGATCAACACCGCCACCAACACAGTTGCCTCCACCATCAGCGTCGGCGAATACCCAGCGGCATTGGCTCTCAGCCCTGATGGCACCCGGCTTTATGTCGCCAACAGCGGTAGTGAGTCAGTGTCGGTGATCAACACCGCAACCAACGGGGTCATCAACACCATCAGCGTCTCTCCTGTGGCCAACACCAGCTTCAGGCAAATGGCGGTCAGCCCCAACGGCAGCACCCTCTATGTCACCAATGGCTACAACGGCACGATGTCGGTGATCAACACCGCCACCAACGCCCTCACAAAAACCATCACGATCGCCAATGGCCAGGACGCTGAGGCGGTGGCCGTGAGCCCGGACGGCAGCCGCGTCTACGTCACAGCGCAGACTGTCACTAACGCCTACTACAACACTGTCACGGTGATCAATGCCGCCACCAATGCGATAACCAACACCGCCAACATCGCGGTGCTGCCCTACGGCGCCGAGGGCGACCCGGAGGCGGCAGCACTCAGCGCCAACGGCACCCAGCTTTACGTCCCCAACTACGCGAGCGGCACCGTGTCGGTGATAAACACCGCTACTAACACCGTCACGAACACCATCGATGTTGGCTCGACACCCATTGGGGTGGCACTCAGCCCCGACGGCACCCAGATCTACGTCACGAACTCCTACACCAACAGCGTGTCGGTGATCTACCTTGGTCCAACGACGCAAGCTGTGTGA
- a CDS encoding IS3 family transposase (programmed frameshift): protein MARKNYPDEFKRDAVALYRDTEGATIAQIAAELGVSEATLSAWCKSAGVPIRHRRGVVVAEPVLGAESPEQELARLRSEVKALRATEARLSTERDILRSAAKYFGRGDELVSRFQFVADHLHAFEVKWLCAVVEVARSSFYAWLAGADGRAARRAADEALAERIRAVHDEDNTYGAPRITAELNDGAPEGQRVNHKRVARVMRGAGIAGYRRRRRVKTTVADPANQKVPDLLKRDFTAAQVNTRYVGDITYLPLATGANLYLATVIDCCSRRVAGWAIADHMRTELVIDALKAAAALRGSLAGAIFHADHGSQYTSRDFANLCRDLGVVQSMGAVGSSADNALAESFNAALKREILQDRACWPDAAICRREVFRWLARYNTTRRHSYCRHSSPATYERNLTPATLPEAA, encoded by the exons ATGGCAAGGAAAAATTACCCCGATGAGTTCAAGCGTGACGCGGTCGCGCTCTACCGGGACACCGAGGGCGCGACGATCGCCCAGATCGCTGCCGAGCTCGGTGTCAGCGAGGCCACGCTCTCGGCGTGGTGCAAGTCGGCCGGGGTGCCGATTCGGCACCGCCGCGGTGTCGTAGTGGCCGAGCCTGTGCTAGGGGCCGAGAGCCCTGAGCAGGAGCTGGCCCGCCTCCGCAGTGAGGTCAAGGCGTTACGCGCCACCGAGGCGCGGTTGTCCACCGAGCGTGACATCTTGCGGTCGGCGGCCAAATATTTCG GCCGGGGAGACGAACTGGTGAGCCGCTTTCAGTTTGTCGCCGACCACCTGCACGCCTTCGAGGTGAAGTGGCTCTGCGCAGTCGTCGAGGTTGCGCGTTCGTCGTTCTACGCGTGGTTGGCCGGTGCTGACGGACGAGCGGCCCGTCGGGCTGCTGACGAGGCGCTGGCCGAGCGTATCCGCGCCGTCCACGACGAGGACAACACCTACGGGGCGCCGCGGATCACCGCCGAGCTCAACGACGGTGCGCCCGAGGGGCAGCGGGTCAACCACAAGCGGGTGGCTCGGGTGATGCGCGGCGCCGGGATCGCCGGTTATCGACGCCGACGTCGGGTCAAGACGACCGTGGCGGACCCGGCGAACCAGAAGGTCCCCGACCTGCTCAAACGCGATTTCACCGCCGCGCAGGTCAACACCCGTTACGTCGGCGACATCACCTACTTGCCATTGGCGACCGGCGCCAACCTGTACCTGGCCACCGTGATCGACTGCTGTTCACGGCGGGTCGCCGGGTGGGCGATCGCCGATCACATGCGCACCGAACTGGTCATCGATGCGCTCAAAGCCGCTGCTGCACTGCGGGGTTCACTGGCTGGTGCAATATTCCATGCAGATCATGGAAGTCAGTACACCTCACGGGATTTCGCGAATCTCTGCCGCGATCTGGGGGTCGTCCAGTCGATGGGTGCGGTGGGGTCAAGTGCCGATAACGCGTTGGCCGAATCGTTCAACGCCGCCCTCAAGCGCGAGATTCTGCAAGACCGTGCCTGCTGGCCGGACGCGGCGATCTGCCGCCGTGAGGTCTTTCGGTGGCTGGCCCGCTACAACACCACACGACGGCACTCCTACTGCCGTCATTCCAGCCCCGCGACCTACGAAAGGAACCTGACACCGGCTACGCTGCCCGAAGCCGCATAA
- a CDS encoding DUF3631 domain-containing protein, giving the protein MTEDLSGAHLLDELVTWFGRFISVTDHDDLRLLALWTVHTHLVVELYTTPRLAIDSIVPESGKTTVLDHLERLCHRPIKVASLSSPALLQRMLEQEMRTILLDEIDRSLRPDKTGVEDLLAILNSGYRRGATRPVLVPAKGGGWDSREMPTYAPVAMAGNNPNLPADTASRQIRVLLMPDIDGTVEESDWENLEDDAIALRERIAEWAATMRDKVKGLDVPLPNGCISRSKERWRPLARIAAAAGGDWPAITHKLIETNIAQDAAEREAGLKTLPPGMVMMIDLHAVWPNGQVFVATRELVPKLILHNPDYWGAGSPYGKPLNETRLGRLVTQATKLTSIRPDTRGPRGYSRSAMEPVWHQLGVGRIQPGSPGVPGKPGAQHSPTISASTGSSGLSGLYATPTGREPTPLGPAVHILPAGPGHCPECGCHASTQGHREGCAAECARVFGVIERRIAKYGPQLWSDIQRSPQGKDRSILAANWAGWLAAGRIVELDGDLPRFTINEHRS; this is encoded by the coding sequence ATGACCGAGGACCTCAGCGGTGCCCACCTGCTCGACGAGCTGGTTACGTGGTTCGGACGGTTCATCTCCGTGACCGACCACGATGACCTCCGCCTGCTTGCGCTCTGGACGGTCCACACCCATCTAGTCGTCGAGCTGTACACGACACCACGGCTCGCAATCGACTCCATCGTTCCGGAGAGCGGAAAGACCACCGTGCTCGATCACCTTGAACGCCTGTGTCATCGTCCCATCAAGGTTGCGTCGTTGTCGTCGCCCGCACTCCTCCAGCGGATGCTCGAACAAGAGATGAGAACCATCCTGCTCGATGAGATCGACAGGTCGCTTCGCCCCGACAAGACCGGAGTCGAGGACCTCCTTGCAATCCTGAATAGCGGATACCGACGGGGAGCCACTAGGCCGGTGTTGGTTCCGGCCAAGGGTGGCGGCTGGGACTCACGAGAGATGCCCACCTACGCGCCCGTGGCCATGGCCGGCAACAACCCCAACCTGCCTGCGGACACCGCGTCCCGCCAAATCCGGGTACTTCTCATGCCTGACATCGACGGCACCGTCGAAGAATCCGACTGGGAGAACTTGGAAGACGACGCAATCGCGTTGCGGGAGCGCATCGCGGAGTGGGCCGCCACGATGCGAGACAAGGTCAAAGGTCTTGACGTGCCGTTGCCCAACGGATGCATCAGCCGCTCGAAGGAGCGCTGGAGGCCACTGGCGCGGATCGCCGCTGCCGCTGGAGGCGACTGGCCGGCCATCACGCACAAGCTGATCGAGACCAACATTGCGCAAGATGCAGCCGAACGAGAAGCCGGGCTGAAGACCCTGCCGCCGGGCATGGTAATGATGATCGACCTACACGCGGTGTGGCCGAACGGCCAAGTGTTCGTGGCGACGCGGGAACTCGTGCCGAAACTCATCCTTCACAACCCCGATTACTGGGGTGCGGGCAGCCCATACGGCAAGCCGCTCAACGAAACCAGGTTGGGTCGGCTCGTCACACAAGCGACCAAGTTGACCTCGATCCGTCCCGACACGCGCGGCCCGCGCGGATACTCCCGGTCGGCCATGGAGCCGGTGTGGCATCAACTAGGGGTGGGTCGCATACAACCCGGATCACCCGGCGTACCCGGCAAACCCGGAGCGCAGCACTCTCCAACAATATCCGCATCAACCGGGTCATCCGGGTTATCCGGGTTGTATGCGACCCCTACTGGACGCGAACCCACTCCACTAGGCCCGGCAGTCCACATCTTGCCGGCGGGTCCGGGCCACTGCCCTGAATGTGGTTGCCATGCCTCAACTCAAGGCCACCGCGAAGGCTGCGCCGCTGAATGCGCACGGGTCTTTGGCGTGATCGAGCGGCGGATAGCCAAGTACGGACCTCAGCTGTGGAGCGACATACAGCGCTCTCCGCAAGGCAAGGATCGGTCCATCCTCGCCGCGAACTGGGCCGGCTGGCTCGCCGCCGGCCGCATCGTGGAACTCGACGGCGACCTTCCGCGCTTCACCATAAACGAGCATCGATCATGA
- a CDS encoding Clp protease N-terminal domain-containing protein, producing MNMHTFDVRHLMAGAQSEARQLGHRFVGTEHVLLAVISDPAGARRCPNNRKLAT from the coding sequence ATGAACATGCACACCTTTGATGTTCGGCACCTGATGGCCGGCGCGCAATCCGAGGCGCGCCAGCTGGGTCACCGATTCGTCGGCACCGAACACGTGCTGCTGGCGGTGATCTCCGACCCCGCGGGCGCACGCAGGTGTCCCAACAATCGAAAGTTAGCAACATAA
- a CDS encoding tyrosine-type recombinase/integrase: MATIEKYVTKRGAALYRVRFRTPDNRSTQKRGFTTKRDAQQFANSVEVAKLKGEYVSPASARVTVGELGPEWLERQRGHLKPSGYAVMETAWRTRVNPRWGHVALGDIRPTGVQQWVGELGRGAADVRPLGAAGVKRMHYVLSQVLADAVRDNLVAKNPAEGVTLPRTSRKRPVYLDHEQVGALAAASGDYEGLVLLLAYTGLRWGEAVGLRVHDLDMLRKRASVTENAVQSGTDIYVGTPKSHKRRTVPLPDFLLPYVARQCEGKKRDGLLWSGEDRDHMRRPHPTSGWFAKAVKTSGIPRVTPHDLRHTAASLAVSAGANVKAVQRMLGHASAAMTLDVYADLFDDDLEAVAAALDRARAGARQAIL, translated from the coding sequence ATGGCGACGATTGAGAAGTATGTAACGAAAAGGGGCGCAGCGCTTTACCGTGTCCGCTTCCGCACACCTGACAACCGCTCGACGCAGAAACGCGGGTTCACCACCAAACGCGACGCACAGCAGTTCGCCAACTCGGTGGAAGTCGCCAAGCTCAAGGGCGAATACGTCTCGCCCGCGAGTGCCCGAGTGACCGTCGGTGAGCTGGGACCGGAATGGCTGGAGCGTCAGCGCGGGCACCTCAAGCCGTCCGGCTATGCGGTGATGGAGACGGCGTGGCGTACACGGGTCAACCCCCGGTGGGGCCACGTCGCGCTCGGTGACATCCGGCCAACTGGGGTTCAGCAGTGGGTTGGGGAGCTAGGACGCGGCGCCGCTGACGTGCGACCCCTCGGGGCTGCGGGGGTGAAGCGGATGCACTACGTCCTGTCGCAGGTTCTCGCCGATGCGGTCCGCGACAACCTCGTGGCCAAGAACCCGGCAGAAGGCGTCACACTTCCCCGGACCAGTCGCAAGCGGCCCGTGTACTTGGACCACGAACAGGTCGGAGCGTTGGCCGCCGCCTCGGGTGACTACGAGGGCCTGGTGTTGCTGCTGGCCTACACGGGTCTGCGGTGGGGTGAGGCAGTCGGGTTGCGCGTGCATGATCTGGACATGCTGCGCAAGCGGGCCAGTGTCACCGAGAACGCCGTCCAGTCGGGCACCGACATTTACGTCGGCACCCCCAAGTCACACAAGCGGCGCACGGTCCCATTACCGGATTTCCTATTGCCATACGTGGCCCGACAGTGTGAAGGCAAGAAACGTGATGGGCTGTTGTGGTCGGGCGAGGACCGTGACCACATGCGCCGCCCGCATCCAACGTCGGGGTGGTTCGCCAAGGCGGTCAAGACCTCGGGTATCCCCCGCGTCACGCCGCACGATCTGCGGCACACCGCAGCGTCTTTGGCGGTGTCGGCCGGGGCGAACGTCAAGGCGGTGCAGAGGATGCTCGGACACGCGTCGGCAGCGATGACGCTGGACGTGTACGCCGACTTGTTCGATGACGATCTAGAGGCAGTGGCAGCGGCTTTGGACCGTGCACGCGCCGGAGCACGTCAAGCCATCCTCTGA
- a CDS encoding IS256 family transposase, translating into MLTVVHDAIEANESTGGAGRSLLDEIVRDGARQMLAAALKAEVAAYVAQFADQLDEKGHRLVVRNGYHQAREVLTAAGAVEVKAPRVNDKRVDPDTGERKRFSSAILPAWARKSPQMSEVLPLLYLHGLSTSDFTPALEQFLGSGAGLSATTITRLTSQWQDEARAFAARDLSGTDYVYLWVDGIHLKVRLDQEKLCLLVMLGVRADGRKELVAITDGYRESTESWADLLRDCKRRGMTAPVLAVGDGALGFWKAVREVFPATKEQRCWFHKQANVLAALPKSAHASALSALKEIYNAEDIDKAQFAVKAFTVDFGAKYPKAVAKITDDLDTLLEFYHYPAEHWIHLRTTNPIESTFATVRLRTKVTKGPGSRAAGLAMAYKLIDAAAARWRAVNAPHLVALVRAGAVFHKGKLLERPTEITPPTPPSDGDQQAGTEVA; encoded by the coding sequence ATGCTCACCGTAGTTCACGATGCCATCGAGGCCAACGAAAGCACTGGCGGTGCTGGTCGGTCGTTGTTGGACGAGATCGTCCGCGACGGCGCCCGTCAGATGCTGGCCGCCGCGTTGAAGGCTGAGGTCGCCGCCTACGTGGCCCAGTTCGCCGATCAGCTCGATGAGAAGGGGCATCGGCTGGTGGTCCGCAACGGCTATCACCAGGCCCGCGAGGTGCTGACGGCAGCCGGGGCAGTTGAGGTGAAAGCACCGCGAGTCAACGACAAACGCGTCGACCCCGACACCGGTGAACGGAAACGGTTCTCCTCGGCGATCCTGCCGGCCTGGGCACGCAAGTCACCGCAGATGAGCGAAGTGCTGCCGCTGCTGTACCTGCACGGGCTGTCCACCAGCGACTTCACCCCCGCTCTGGAGCAGTTCCTGGGCTCGGGTGCCGGGCTCTCGGCCACCACGATCACCCGGCTGACCAGCCAGTGGCAGGACGAGGCCCGCGCGTTTGCCGCCCGGGACCTGTCGGGCACCGACTACGTCTACCTGTGGGTCGACGGCATCCACCTCAAGGTCCGCCTGGACCAGGAAAAGCTGTGTCTGCTGGTGATGCTCGGCGTGCGCGCGGACGGCCGCAAAGAGCTCGTGGCGATCACCGACGGCTACCGGGAATCGACCGAGTCGTGGGCTGATCTGCTGCGCGACTGTAAACGACGCGGCATGACCGCACCCGTGCTCGCCGTCGGCGATGGCGCACTCGGCTTCTGGAAAGCGGTACGCGAGGTGTTCCCGGCCACCAAAGAACAGCGGTGCTGGTTTCATAAGCAAGCCAATGTGCTTGCCGCCCTGCCGAAATCAGCGCACGCGTCGGCGTTGTCGGCGCTCAAGGAGATCTACAACGCCGAGGATATCGACAAGGCCCAGTTCGCGGTCAAGGCCTTCACGGTCGACTTCGGGGCCAAGTACCCCAAGGCGGTCGCCAAGATCACCGACGATCTGGACACCCTACTGGAGTTCTACCACTATCCCGCCGAGCACTGGATCCACCTACGCACGACAAATCCGATCGAAAGCACCTTTGCCACAGTACGTTTGAGAACCAAGGTCACCAAGGGGCCGGGATCACGTGCGGCTGGTCTGGCCATGGCCTACAAGCTCATCGACGCCGCCGCGGCCCGCTGGCGTGCCGTCAACGCACCACACCTGGTCGCCCTGGTCCGCGCCGGCGCGGTCTTCCACAAGGGCAAACTGCTCGAACGCCCCACCGAAATCACCCCACCGACACCGCCCTCAGACGGCGATCAGCAAGCCGGAACGGAGGTCGCCTGA
- the nrdF gene encoding class 1b ribonucleoside-diphosphate reductase subunit beta, with protein sequence MSDGTKLIDRATAINWNRVIDEKDAEVWDRLTGNFWLPEKVPVSNDIPSWGTLTADEKQLTMRVFTGLTLLDTIQSTVGSVSMIPDALTPHEEAVLTNITFMESVHAKSYSSIFSTLCSTAEIDEAFRWSEENVNLQRKAQIILDYYRGDDPLKRKIASVFLEAFLFYSGFYLPMYWSSRAKLTNTADLIRLIIRDEAVHAYYIGYKFQKGYAVQTDERKQDLKDYAYELLFALYENEIEYTQDLYDSVGLTEDVKKYLRYNANKALMNMGFEALFPRDETEVNPAILSALSPNADENHDFFSGSGSSYVIGKAVNTEDEDWNF encoded by the coding sequence GTGAGCGATGGAACGAAGCTGATCGACCGGGCGACGGCGATCAACTGGAACCGTGTCATTGACGAGAAGGACGCGGAAGTCTGGGATCGCTTGACCGGAAATTTCTGGTTGCCCGAGAAGGTGCCGGTATCCAACGACATCCCGTCGTGGGGCACGCTGACCGCCGACGAGAAGCAGCTCACCATGCGCGTCTTCACCGGCCTGACACTGTTGGACACCATCCAGAGCACGGTCGGCTCGGTCAGCATGATCCCGGATGCGCTCACCCCGCACGAAGAAGCGGTGCTGACCAACATCACGTTCATGGAGTCGGTGCACGCCAAGAGCTACAGCTCGATCTTCTCCACGCTGTGCTCGACCGCTGAGATCGACGAGGCGTTCCGCTGGTCGGAAGAGAACGTCAACCTGCAGCGCAAAGCGCAGATCATCCTCGACTACTACCGCGGTGACGATCCGCTCAAGCGCAAGATCGCCTCGGTCTTCCTCGAAGCGTTCCTGTTCTACTCCGGCTTCTACCTGCCGATGTACTGGTCGAGCCGGGCCAAGCTCACCAACACCGCCGATCTGATCCGGCTCATCATCCGCGACGAGGCCGTGCACGCGTATTACATCGGCTACAAGTTCCAGAAGGGCTACGCGGTCCAGACCGATGAGCGTAAGCAGGACCTCAAGGACTACGCCTACGAGCTGCTCTTCGCGTTGTACGAGAACGAGATTGAGTACACGCAGGATCTCTACGACTCGGTCGGGTTGACCGAGGACGTCAAGAAGTACCTGCGCTACAACGCCAACAAGGCGTTGATGAACATGGGCTTCGAAGCGCTGTTCCCGCGCGACGAGACCGAGGTGAACCCGGCGATCCTGTCGGCGCTGTCGCCGAACGCCGACGAGAACCACGACTTCTTCTCCGGGTCAGGCTCCAGCTACGTCATCGGCAAAGCCGTCAACACCGAAGACGAGGACTGGAACTTCTAA